One Carassius auratus strain Wakin chromosome 16, ASM336829v1, whole genome shotgun sequence genomic window carries:
- the setd2 gene encoding histone-lysine N-methyltransferase SETD2 isoform X3, giving the protein METLLNQEHRKDVKDCSIKVENLPKQVIFKGLAPRVILTNHLLTKGTKANVNLEEQGRQKVSFSFAQTKKTRQNVFLAPPSPEKSASEHSSALQAGPVPTPDLGGQSDETKNVDTNTPAVGETHTAPAPVSFPLKSIPVLGKMHFKKQILSVTVAEDNPIVSTASAEISEPVVPSELDKIRSSTKVEIETSLQQPHKNSVIDSSSEKVLKEENPQEKVDSCHKGPVSSHIGKGDKDTSVISEHEENIKSQPRSDSTLPGSESDGDSIRTSSSHKSSDHRNKIKSECPSNEAKRSSNSKTEEAEKSRHDRKDDEKGSSRSKSERDSRHTLSRSSRSDRDRRRTKSRSRSRSRGCRTSSYSRSERSRSERQLRSDRSHYHDSERRFHRSSPHRERRGSRSRADGRSRDSSDSEDDHRRLRTRGSDSSRSSTYSGSQKDSKSSTHSRLHRDSKTTDRSRSESDKKTQHSKSEQSHLKASDSESNRKSSPYAEAVHRKSSAHSKSEINVKTSNSNQATSSRTSETKVHKNSSDSDEEHSKRRLSQGSDRSSVSGTSSSKKTDSTDHKTLNNATGTERQSKDRSSNNTKQSRLAPSPVTPQKEFSKIDDKSILPKSKCISQQMHEATHKVNLFKTNQQTEHQAPNQELSSLRICPNVPESQKTTESLESTSMTSGSLEVRSSTDESGMNNEIPIQSKDLAEEPTDSFCVGHTPDQDSEGLMADPLSVKEFPPGGCLKFNTKLDGPSHITESAQLCEKDSEQHYVNPEQPSSGILKKDGSAKKSRWDIVGQATSENQSPSKIASPDMKNDILVKRIEWNNDTTPEDSCSQTQDSELPVEEQIRDTTSAESHQKVSSRASDLETQNTHGELIKQIVEDPQSTSAPVASDLPLNCSSGNKEKISVDKPKPDTQDPDSLNHDGKCHSEDSESEESDSDSDDGHVSLKRLHSVVVVPKNSTIALETNDLTEPSPGSSVFSGQQQTDTRESINREFAYGFNNQANLEESSAALFKASAQVAMLNPDIKRVSYQSQSNMVDSTSHLEATSAHVDKNWSAQERPNSVQINQASLQSFEKTLQPESDHHQNHDRPESWNGRKGGKQHYGESTDFNSGKGYGLAWDFNQSEQPSSTFQQPDSSHSTEHPPQPGIALFDSGHRHGPWTQPAISKTNRPVNAHVPLQYHNSVNQIHPDSLTNDHDDDRVVGIKQGSVLSADLPGSSPFVQAHEISSNCSFTTDSQNISEAPREDNQKPHRGRGPPKKRRQEFESESDNEAEAGLSSKRECLDESSRVVKDGKESLNQIQEVARPLLSLKEFVDPAVWREKAKQKKMPPYFDLIEENLYLTERKKNKSHRDIKHMQCECAILSREERAQGMMACGEDCLNRLLMIECSSRCLNGAYCSNRRFQMKQHADFEVILTESKGWGLRAAKDLQPNTFVLEYCGEVLDHREFKARVKEYARNKNIHYYFMALKNNEIIDATLKGNCSRFMNHSCEPNCETQKWTVNGQLRVGFFTTKAVTAGSELTFDYQFQRYGKEAQKCFCGAPSCRGLIGGETRVSVRAAGGKKQRERSRKKETDSALTTLDEELEALQENGEGLCGEKDVISLCRLMVRVETMEQRLTCLKLIQNTQNPLCLKQFLDHHGLSLLWIFMVELSEAKSNSVNNIKLQLEIMKALAVLPISTKNMLEESRVLQFIQRWAQSRPLSQPAEQDGYSSESTSRAQTPLNTPDGPPTKLASELDGDTPKRAVYRRLKIISENSLDSAMSDASKASDGKEEEDEEEEEMEDETSQLEATIEREVKVENSEAPSESQPEPELKQELPETEEVPHSTPEATGSEGETLETQEPEEKPTLKHEEQLEDEKIVEETKSEEPSESQVESATVEDAPSVTDTTSAADISIDVVAEVETPIAETQVENISSEQCSSEGNESCSTAEITPTQPSETIMEIISSEPTAVSVESAPTESPSASVETTPPESAAVSTENVSSEAAVAASSADAPALANVAVPAEGAAVGTPSQDEEEGVSDVESERSQEPQVRASDISDMAARLLDSWKDLKEVYRIPKKSQVEKESSDRSRDREALMTPRTPSSSREREREREKERDRDRDRDRDWERERDWERERDRERDGERSSLRSADRKRRRGSTSPLPPSAYERGRRNDDRYEQSSSKKKLHTKESRNKLSTEERRKLFEQEVAQREAQKQQQQQQQQQQQQQQQLQQQQQLQTLAFNPLAYASSPNFMAYPPGYPIQTYVDPTNPNAGKVLLPTPAVEPLCVTPAPGTFEQTPTQPIISDLASPSSTTTQAGPASSLAHIPASLELSSGTQTQQYVQPAVSAQDPNVAVLSVPAQTASPQIQGQQGYTTLWDPNTQQAVTVQTQPTQQYSTTAQPQTAIYYQGQPCQAIYSIPAGYPQTNTPVIQTYTEPAAGYLHGQQVYTGHQQGVVVQQGGTVTTIVTSQTVQQEMLVPNSIIDLPPPSPPKPKTIILPPGWKVARDPEGRIYYYHIITRQTQWDPPSWDGTTDEASVEHEAEMDLGTPTYDENPSKFSTKTAEADTSSELAKKSKEVFRKEMSQFIVQCLNPYRKPDCKLGRISNTEDFKHLARKLTHGVMNKELKSCKNPEDLECNENVKHKTKEYIKKYMQKFGTVYRPKEDTELD; this is encoded by the exons ATGGAGACTCTGTTGAATCAAGAGCACAG GAAAGATGTGAAAGATTGTTCG ATCAAGGTGGAAAATCTTCCGAAGCAAGTCATATTCAAAGGCCTTGCACCTAGGGTCATATTGACAAACCATCTCCTGACTAAAGGAACCAAGGCAAATGTAAACCTTGAGGAACAGGGTCGACAAAAGGTCTCCTTCAGCTTCgcacagacaaaaaaaacacGTCAAAATGTATTTCTAGCCCCACCAAGTCCGGAGAAATCTGCAAGTGAACATTCTTCTGCACTGCAAGCTGGACCTGTACCTACTCCAGATCTAGGAGGACAGAGTGATGAAACCAAGAATGTGGATACAAATACTCCAGCAGTTGGGGAGACCCACACAGCACCCGCCCCAGTATCCTTCCCTCTCAAATCAATACCTGTTCTTGGAAAGATGCATTTTAAGAAACAGATTCTCAGCGTTACTGTTGCTGAGGATAACCCCATTGTCAGCACAGCGTCAGCAGAGATTTCAGAGCCAGTAGTCCCATCTGAGTTAGACAAAATTAGATCTTCAACCAAGGTTGAAATTGAAACCTCATTGCAACAGCCTCACAAGAACTCAGTCATTGATAGTTCCTCTGAAAAAGTTCTCAAAGAGGAAAACCCTCAGGAGAAAGTTGACTCATGTCATAAAGGTCCTGTTTCTTCCCATATTGGGAAGGGAGATAAGGATACTTCCGTTATTTCTGAGCATGAGGAAAACATCAAATCACAACCTCGATCAGATAGCACACTTCCAGGTTCAGAATCTGATGGGGATTCAATCCGAACATCATCTAGCCATAAGTCTAGTGACCACAGAAATAAGATAAAATCTGAATGTCCGAGTAACGAAGCAAAAAGATCCTCTAATTCCAAAACTGAGGAGGCAGAAAAATCCAGGCATGATAGGAAAGATGATGAAAAGGGGTCAAGTCGTTCAAAATCTGAGCGCGACTCGAGGCACACCTTGTCAAGATCTTCTCGTTCTGATAGAGACAGAAGAAGGACCAAAAGTCGGTCACGGTCTAGATCTCGAGGCTGTCGAACTAGTTCCTATTCAAGATCTGAAAGATCCAGGAGTGAGAGACAGTTAAGGTCAGATAGGTCACATTACCATGATTCTGAGCGGAGGTTTCATAGAAGTTCTCCTCATCGTGAAAGGAGAGGCTCACGTTCACGAGCTGATGGCAGGTCTCGTGACAGCTCTGACTCAGAGGATGACCACCGGCGCCTAAGGACTCGAGGTAGTGACTCAAGTCGATCCTCCACTTACTCTGGCTCGCAAAAAGACTCAAAATCATCAACTCACTCCAGATTGCACAGGGACTCAAAAACCACAGATCGTTCTCGATCCGAGTCAGACAAAAAGACTCAGCATTCAAAGTCCGAACAATCTCATTTAAAAGCTAGTGACTCTGAATCCAATAGAAAGAGCTCTCCTTACGCAGAAGCAGTTCATAGGAAATCCAGTGCCCACTCAAAATCTGAGATTAATGTTAAAACCTCAAATTCTAACCAAGCTACCTCATCCCGAACATCTGAGACAAAGGTCCATAAAAACAGCTCTGACTCTGATGAGGAGCACAGCAAAAGACGTCTGTCACAAGGATCAGACAGGTCATCTGTTTCTGGGACTTCATCTTCCAAAAAAACAGACTCAACGGATCACAAGACTTTAAATAATGCTACTGGAACAGAGAGACAATCAAAAGACAGATCAAGTAATAACACAAAGCAGTCACGGTTAGCCCCCAGCCCAGTAACTCCTCAGAAGGAATTCAGCAAAATTGATGACAAATCTATTTTGCCTAAATCTAAATGCATTTCTCAACAGATGCATGAAGCTACGCATAAAGTTAATTTGTTCAAAACAAATCAACAAACTGAGCATCAAGCTCCAAATCAAGAACTTAGTAGTTTGAGAATATGCCCAAATGTTCCTGAGAGTCAAAAGACAACTGAAAGTTTGGAATCCACTTCCATGACAAGTGGAAGTCTTGAAGTTAGAAGTTCCACTGATGAATCTGGAATGAACAACGAGATTCCAATCCAAAGTAAAGATCTGGCAGAAGAACCGACTGACTCATTTTGTGTAGGCCACACTCCCGATCAGGATTCAGAAGGATTGATGGCAGACCCTCTTTCTGTGAAAGAATTCCCACCTGGAGGATGCTTGAAATTTAACACTAAATTAGATGGTCCATCGCACATCACAGAGAGTGCTCAACTCTGTGAAAAAGATTCTGAGCAGCATTATGTGAATCCTGAACAACCCAGTAGTGGGATTTTGAAAAAGGATGGCAGTGCTAAAAAATCCAGATGGGACATTGTTGGTCAAGCCACTTCAGAAAATCAAAGCCCTTCAAAAATAGCGAGTCCAGATatgaaaaatgacattttggTAAAAAGAATAGAGTGGAACAATGATACTACCCCTGAAGATTCTTGTTCTCAGACACAGGACTCTGAACTACCAGTAGAAGAACAAATACGAGACACAACCTCAGCTGAATCTCATCAAAAAGTAAGTTCTCGTGCATCTGACCTCGAAACCCAAAATACTCATGGTGAACTTATAAAACAGATTGTTGAAGATCCTCAATCAACAAGTGCCCCTGTTGCTAGTGATCTTCCCCTTAATTGCAGTTCTGGCAATAAAGAGAAAATCAGTGTAGACAAACCTAAGCCTGACACTCAAGACCCTGATTCCTTAAACCATGATGGTAAATGCCACAGTGAGGACAGCGAGAGTGAAGAGtctgattcagattcagatgaTGGGCATGTTTCCTTAAAGCGGTTGCACTCTGTGGTGGTTGTGCCAAAAAATTCAACCATTGCTCTTGAGACAAATGACTTGACAGAACCGTCTCCTGGGTCCTCAGTGTTTTCTGGGCAGCAACAGACTGATACACGTGAAAGCATTAATAGGGAATTTGCTTATGGCTTTAACAATCAGGCAAACCTTGAGGAATCCTCAGCTGCACTTTTTAAGGCCAGTGCACAAGTTGCAATGCTAAATCCAGATATTAAACGTGTCTCTTACCAATCGCAGAGCAACATGGTTGACAGCACCAGCCACTTGGAGGCTACCAGTGCTCATGTGGACAAGAACTGGAGTGCCCAAGAAAGACCAAATAGTGTCCAGATAAACCAAGCATCACTTCAGAGTTTTGAAAAGACTTTGCAACCTGAATCGGATCACCATCAAAACCATGATAGACCAGAAAGCTGGAATGGAAGGAAAGGAGGAAAGCAGCACTATGGGGAATCCACTGACTTCAACAGTGGGAAGGGTTATGGCTTAGCCTGGGACTTTAACCAGTCAGAACAGCCCAGCAGCACATTTCAGCAACCGGATAGCAGTCATAGCACCGAACACCCACCTCAGCCAGGAATTGCTCTGTTTGATAGCGGTCACAGACACGGTCCATGGACTCAGCCTGCCATCTCTAAAACCAACAGACCAGTCAACGCGCATGTGCCTCTTCAGTATCATAATTCAGTTAACCAGATCCATCCAGACTCTTTAACCAATGATCACGATGACGACAGGGTAGTAGGGATCAAACAAGGATCTGTCCTGTCTGCTGATCTTCCTGGATCATCCCCATTTGTTCAAGCCCATGAGATAAGCAGCAATTGCAGCTTCACCACAGATAGCCAGAACATCTCGGAAGCCCCTAGAGAAGACAACCAAAAGCCACATCGAGGAAGGGGTCCACCTAAGAAGAGACGTCAAGAGTTTGAATCTGAATCAGATAATGAGGCAGAGGCTGGTCTGAGCAGTAAAAGGGAGTGTTTGGATGAGAGCTCAAGGGTTGTGAAAGATGGTAAGGAATCTTTAAACCAAATTCAAGAGGTGGCGCGCCCACTGCTCAGTCTGAAAGAATTTGTGGATCCAGCTGTTTGGAGGGAAAAggcaaagcagaaaaaaatgcCACCCTACTTTGACCTCATCGAAGAAAATTTATATCTGACTGAACG CAAGAAGAATAAGTCTCATCGAGACATCAAGCATATGCAGTGTGAGTGTGCTATCCTCTCAAGAGAAGAGCGTGCCCAAGGAATGATGGCTTGTGGGGAGGATTGCCTCAATCGCTTGCTGATGATTGAGTG CTCTTCTCGGTGTTTAAATGGGGCATACTGCTCCAACAGGCGCTTTCAAATGAAGCAGCATGCAGACTTTGAGGTAATTTTGACTGAGAGCAAAGGCTGGGGCTTACGAGCAGCCAAAGATCTACAGCC GAACACCTTTGTTTTAGAGTACTGTGGAGAAGTTTTGGATCATCGGGAATTTAAGGCACGGGTGAAGGAGTATGCACGAAACAAGAACATTCACTATTATTTCATGGCATTGAAAAATAATGAG ATTATTGATGCGACTTTGAAAGGAAACTGTTCCCGCTTCATGAATCACAGCTGTGAACCCAATTGTGAAACTCAGAAA TGGACTGTAAATGGCCAGCTCCGAGTTGGCTTCTTCACCACCAAAGCTGTGACGGCTGGGTCAGAACTCACTTTTGATTATCAGTTCCAAAGATACGG TAAAGAGGCCCAGAAGTGTTTCTGTGGAGCTCCTAGCTGTCGAGGTTTAATTGGTGGAGAGACTCGGGTTAGTGTCCGAGCAGCAGGTGGGAAGAAACAGAGGGAGCGCTCACGGAAGAAAGAAACTGACAGTGCACTTACCACG TTGGATGAAGAGCTGGAGGCTCTGCAGGAGAATGGAGAAGGCTTGTGCGGAGAGAAAGATGTGATCTCACTCTGCAGGCTCATGGTGCGAGTGGAGACAATGGAGCAGCGACTCACCTGCCTTAAACTCATCCAG AATACCCAGAATCCCTTGTGCCTGAAGCAGTTTTTGGATCACCACGGCCTCTCGCTGCTGTGGATATTTATGGTTGAACTTTCTGAAGCTAAGAGCAACTCTGTAAACAACATTAAACTACAGCTGGAG ATAATGAAGGCTCTGGCAGTGCTTCCCATCTCAACGAAGAATATGCTTGAGGAGAGTCGAGTGCTACAGTTTATCCAGCGCTGGGCTCAAAGCCGGCCACTCAGCCAACCGGCAGAACAGGATGGCTACTCCAGTGAGAGCACTTCACGTGCCCAAACGCCCCTCAACACCCCTGATGGTCCGCCAACCAAGCTGGCTTCTGAGTTGGATGGGGACACTCCAAAGCGAGCAGTCTACCGTAGGTTGAAGATCATCAGTGAAAACAGTCTGGATAGCGCCATGTCCGATGCTAGTAAAGCTTCGGATGGgaaagaagaggaggatgaggaagaggaagagatggAGGATGAGACTTCACAATTGGAAGCCACAATAGAAAGGGAGGTTAAAGTGGAAAACAGTGAGGCGCCTTCTGAGAGTCAGCCTGAGCCCGAATTGAAACAGGAGCTCCCTGAAACAGAAGAAGTCCCACATTCAACGCCAGAGGCCACTGGCAGTGAGGGAGAGACACTTGAAACACAAGAACCTGAAGAAAAACCCACCCTTAAGCATGAAGAACAACTGGAGGATGAAAAGATCGTGGAGGAGACCAAGAGCGAGGAGCCATCAGAGTCCCAGGTGGAGTCAGCAACAGTTGAAGATGCCCCTTCAGTCACGGACACCACATCTGCAGCGGACATTAGTATTGATGTAGTTGCTGAAGTGGAAACCCCCATAGCTGAGACACAGGTGGAAAACATATCTTCTGAACAATGCAGCTCCGAAGGGAATGAAAGTTGCAGCACTGCAGAAATCACACCCACGCAACCATCAGAAACTATAATGGAGATCATATCCTCCGAACCTACAGCTGTTTCGGTAGAGAGCGCACCCACAGAATCTCCGTCTGCCTCTGTGGAGACCACTCCACCCGAATCTGCTGCCGTTTCTACTGAAAACGTATCATCAGAGGCTGCCGTAGCTGCCAGTTCTGCAGATGCGCCGGCCCTGGCTAATGTGGCTgttccagcagagggcgctgcaGTGGGGACGCCCTCTCAAGATGAGGAGGAAGGTGTTTCTGATGTGGAGAGCGAGCGCAGTCAGGAGCCACAAGTTCGAGCTTCTGATATCAGTGACATGGCCGCCCGGCTGCTGGACAGTTGGAAAGACTTAAAG gaaGTTTACAGGATACCAAAGAAGAGCCAGGTTGAAAAAGAGTCAAGTG ATCGCAGTCGAGACCGAGAAGCCCTGATGACCCCTCGCACACCTTCGAGCAgtcgagagagagagcgagaaagagagaaggagcgCGATCGGGATCGAGACCGGGACAGAGACTGGGAGCGTGAACGGGACTGGGAACGTGAGCGAGACCGAGAGAGGGATGGTGAGAGATCGTCTCTTCGCAGTGCAGATAGAAAAAGACGAAGAGGCTCCACCTCCCCTCTACCGCCTTCAGCCTATGAGAGGGGCCGCAGAAATGATGACCG TTATGAGCAGTCCAGCAGCAAGAAGAAACTCCACACCAAAGAGTCTCGTAACAAGCTGTCTACTGAGGAACGACGAAAGCTCTTTGAGCAGGAAGTGGCCCAGCGGGAGgcacagaaacaacaacaacaacaacagcagcagcagcagcagcaacaacaacaactacaacaacaacagcaattacAAACTCTTGCTTTTAACCCACTGGCCTACGCCTCCAGTCCAAACTTCATGGCCTACCCGCCTGGATACCCTATCCAGACCTACGTGGATCCCACCAATCCCAATGCAGGAAAAGTGCTTTTGCCCACGCCTGCTGTAGAGCCTCTTTGTGTCACCCCAGCTCCTGGTACATTCGAACAAACACCTACTCAGCCTATCATATCAGATCTAGCTTCACCCTCTTCCACCACCACGCAGGCCGGACCTGCCTCCAGCTTGGCACATATCCCTGCCTCTCTGGAGCTTTCCTCTGGCACGCAGACTCAGCAGTATGTCCAGCCTGCTGTGTCTGCACAGGACCCGAATGTGGCCGTCCTGTCTGTTCCTGCGCAAACAGCCAGCCCACAGATCCAGGGTCAGCAGGGTTACACCACGCTCTGGGACCCCAACACACAGCAAGCGGTCACGGTGCAAACGCAGCCAACTCAGCAGTACTCCACCACGGCACAGCCTCAGACGGCCATCTACTATCAGGGCCAGCCCTGCCAGGCCATCTATAGCATTCCTGCAGGCTACCCACAAACCAACACTCCTGTCATACAG ACATACACTGAGCCGGCTGCCGGTTACCTTCATGGGCAGCAGGTGTACACCGGTCATCAGCAGGGTGTGGTTGTGCAGCAGGGAGGCACGGTCACCACCATTGTCACATCTCAGACTGTTCAACAG GAAATGCTCGTACCCAACAGCATCATTGATCTACCGCCCCCTTCCCCTCCCAAACCTAAAACAATTATCCTGCCTCCCGGTTGGAAAGTGGCGCGAGACCCAGAGGGCAGAATCTATTACTACCACATCATCACCAG GCAAACACAGTGGGATCCTCCCAGCTGGGATGGGACTACAGATGAAGCCAGTGTCGAACACGAGGCTGAGATGGACCTCGGGACGCCCACATATGATGAAAATCCTTCAAAG